One part of the Paenibacillus silvisoli genome encodes these proteins:
- a CDS encoding dihydrolipoamide acetyltransferase family protein has translation MAKFEYRFPELGEGLHEGEIVKMHITPGATVTDEDIIMEVQNDKAIVEVPCPVNGKVLEVLVKDGQVCHVGEIVAIIDAEGELPEQAAPAGDSHAAAAPAAPTPAAAPAATAVATAPAPAPAAAPAVPAAPAAPAAPAAPAPVKAAGGLVLATPSVRKFAREQGVDIATVAGSGKNGRITRDDVSAFAAGGAPAAAAPAAQEAASAPSAAPAAAAATTVVASGDRVEERVPFKGIRKVIANAMVKSVYTAPHVTIMDEVDVTALVELRAKAKPIAEKKGVKLTYLPFIVKALVAACRQFPIMNATLDEEKQEIVYKKYYNIGIATDTENGLIVPVIPDADRKNVWMVADAIKDLATRGRDGKLSGAELKGSTISITNIGSAGGMFFTPVINFPEVAILGTGRISEKPVVKNGEIVIGSVMALSLSFDHRLIDGATAQNFMNYIKQLLADPQLLVMEV, from the coding sequence GTGGCAAAATTCGAGTATCGTTTTCCGGAGCTCGGCGAAGGTCTGCATGAAGGCGAAATCGTCAAAATGCACATCACGCCAGGCGCGACGGTAACGGATGAAGATATCATCATGGAAGTACAGAATGACAAGGCGATTGTTGAAGTTCCTTGTCCTGTTAACGGCAAAGTGCTTGAAGTGCTCGTGAAAGACGGTCAAGTATGCCACGTTGGCGAAATCGTTGCCATCATCGATGCGGAAGGCGAACTGCCTGAGCAAGCTGCACCGGCTGGCGACAGCCATGCCGCAGCTGCACCGGCAGCTCCGACACCTGCGGCAGCGCCTGCGGCAACGGCTGTAGCAACTGCACCGGCACCGGCACCTGCGGCAGCTCCTGCTGTACCGGCGGCTCCTGCAGCTCCTGCAGCTCCTGCAGCTCCAGCACCAGTGAAAGCAGCTGGCGGCTTGGTGCTTGCAACGCCAAGCGTGCGCAAATTCGCGCGCGAGCAAGGCGTAGACATCGCGACCGTAGCAGGCTCCGGCAAGAACGGCCGCATTACGCGCGATGACGTTTCCGCATTCGCGGCTGGCGGCGCTCCTGCAGCGGCTGCACCTGCTGCGCAAGAAGCGGCATCCGCTCCATCGGCAGCGCCTGCGGCAGCAGCTGCAACTACAGTAGTCGCATCGGGCGACCGCGTAGAAGAGCGCGTACCGTTCAAAGGCATCCGCAAAGTCATTGCGAACGCAATGGTTAAATCGGTTTACACGGCTCCTCACGTTACGATCATGGACGAAGTGGACGTAACGGCGCTTGTTGAGCTTCGTGCGAAAGCGAAGCCGATCGCCGAGAAGAAAGGCGTGAAGCTGACCTACCTGCCGTTCATCGTGAAGGCGCTGGTAGCGGCATGCCGCCAATTCCCGATCATGAACGCAACGCTCGACGAAGAGAAGCAAGAGATCGTGTACAAGAAGTACTACAACATCGGTATCGCTACCGACACGGAAAACGGCTTGATCGTTCCGGTTATTCCGGATGCGGACCGTAAGAACGTTTGGATGGTTGCCGATGCGATTAAAGATCTGGCAACGCGCGGCCGCGACGGCAAGCTCTCCGGAGCTGAGCTGAAAGGCAGCACGATCAGCATCACGAACATCGGTTCCGCTGGCGGCATGTTCTTTACGCCTGTTATCAACTTCCCTGAAGTTGCGATTCTGGGTACAGGCCGCATCTCCGAGAAGCCGGTTGTGAAGAACGGCGAAATCGTCATCGGCTCCGTCATGGCACTTTCCCTAAGTTTTGACCACCGTCTCATCGACGGCGCAACAGCTCAAAACTTCATGAACTACATTAAACAGCTGCTTGCTGATCCGCAATTACTTGTAATGGAGGTCTAA
- a CDS encoding alpha-ketoacid dehydrogenase subunit beta, translated as MAQMNMKEAIRDAMRVELKNDPNVYIFGEDVGKVGGVFRATEGLQGEFGEDRVFDTPLAESAIAGMAVGMGLQGFRPVAEIQFVGFIYEAMDQMFIQAARMRYRSGGRYNSPIVFRTPFGGGVKAAELHTDSLEGLALQTPGIKVIVPSNPYDAKGLLVAAIRDNDPVFFMEHLNLYHAFRQDVPEEAYTVEIGKANVVREGSDVTIIAYGLMVHTAVKAAEELEKSGVKAEVIDLRTLLPLDIETIVKSIQKTNRAIVVQEAQKTSGAAAEIIAQINEHAILHLEAPVLRVAGPDTVYPFAQIEDAWLPNPARIIKAVNQVLNF; from the coding sequence ATGGCTCAAATGAATATGAAAGAAGCGATCCGCGACGCGATGCGCGTGGAGCTTAAAAATGACCCGAACGTGTATATCTTCGGTGAAGACGTCGGTAAAGTAGGCGGCGTATTCCGTGCGACGGAAGGGCTGCAAGGCGAATTCGGCGAAGACCGCGTTTTCGATACGCCGCTTGCGGAATCCGCGATTGCCGGCATGGCGGTAGGTATGGGGCTTCAAGGCTTCCGTCCGGTTGCCGAAATCCAGTTTGTCGGTTTTATCTATGAAGCAATGGACCAAATGTTTATCCAAGCGGCGCGTATGCGTTACCGTTCCGGCGGCCGTTACAACTCGCCAATCGTATTCCGTACGCCTTTCGGCGGCGGCGTAAAAGCGGCTGAGCTGCACACGGACTCCCTGGAAGGCTTGGCGCTTCAAACGCCGGGCATTAAGGTTATCGTGCCTTCGAACCCTTACGACGCGAAGGGCTTGCTCGTTGCCGCGATCCGCGACAACGATCCGGTATTCTTCATGGAGCACTTGAACCTGTACCATGCATTCCGTCAAGATGTGCCTGAAGAAGCGTACACGGTCGAAATCGGCAAAGCGAACGTCGTTCGCGAAGGCTCCGACGTTACGATCATCGCTTACGGCCTGATGGTTCACACCGCGGTTAAAGCGGCTGAAGAGCTTGAGAAGAGCGGCGTGAAAGCCGAAGTTATCGACCTTCGCACGCTGCTTCCGCTCGATATCGAAACGATCGTGAAATCGATCCAAAAAACGAACCGCGCCATCGTCGTGCAAGAAGCGCAAAAAACATCCGGTGCCGCAGCGGAAATCATCGCTCAAATCAACGAGCATGCGATTTTGCACCTGGAAGCTCCCGTACTGCGCGTAGCAGGTCCGGACACGGTTTATCCGTTTGCCCAAATCGAGGATGCTTGGCTTCCTAACCCGGCGCGGATCATTAAGGCCGTTAACCAAGTGTTGAACTTTTAA
- the pdhA gene encoding pyruvate dehydrogenase (acetyl-transferring) E1 component subunit alpha, whose translation MSKLPYEVQTEPVTPLSILNPDGEIVDEALMPELSDEQLKEIMYRMVFTRTWDERAVNLGRQGRLGFYAPVSGQEASMIGSEYALNKDDFICPGYRDMPQIVWHGLPLYQAFLYSRGHQHGGQIPEDVHVLMPQIIIGAQILHATGVAMAFKKKGEKRVAITYTGDGGSSEGDFYEGMNFAGAFKLPVIYVVQNNGYAITTPYAKQTAALSVAHKAVAAGITGVQVDGMDVLAVIKAVRDAAERGRNGEGATLIEMLTYRFRPHSMADDTTKYRTKDEEGEWSLKDPITRFAKFLEKKGLWTDEDTARVKEEAKATVNEHIKKAEQTEKMTVNGLIDSMFEHTPAHLEAQKADFQ comes from the coding sequence ATGAGCAAGCTGCCTTATGAAGTTCAGACGGAACCGGTAACACCGCTTTCGATCCTGAATCCAGACGGAGAAATTGTCGACGAAGCTCTAATGCCGGAATTGTCGGATGAGCAATTGAAAGAAATTATGTACCGCATGGTTTTCACTCGTACGTGGGATGAGCGTGCCGTAAACTTGGGAAGACAAGGCCGTCTCGGCTTCTATGCACCGGTTTCGGGTCAAGAAGCATCGATGATCGGCAGCGAATATGCGTTGAATAAAGACGACTTCATCTGCCCTGGCTACCGCGATATGCCGCAAATCGTGTGGCACGGATTGCCGCTGTACCAAGCATTCCTGTATTCCCGCGGTCATCAGCACGGCGGTCAAATTCCTGAGGACGTTCACGTTCTTATGCCGCAAATCATTATCGGCGCACAAATTTTGCACGCAACCGGCGTTGCAATGGCATTCAAGAAAAAAGGCGAGAAGCGCGTAGCGATCACATATACGGGCGACGGCGGTTCGTCCGAGGGCGATTTCTACGAAGGCATGAACTTTGCCGGCGCGTTCAAGCTTCCTGTTATTTATGTCGTTCAAAACAACGGCTATGCGATCACGACGCCTTACGCGAAACAAACGGCGGCTCTTTCCGTTGCGCATAAAGCAGTTGCAGCCGGCATAACAGGCGTTCAAGTAGACGGCATGGACGTACTTGCCGTTATTAAAGCGGTTCGCGACGCTGCAGAGCGCGGCCGTAACGGCGAAGGCGCTACGCTGATCGAGATGCTGACGTACCGTTTCCGTCCGCACTCCATGGCGGATGACACGACGAAATACCGTACGAAGGACGAAGAAGGCGAATGGAGCCTGAAAGATCCGATCACTCGCTTCGCGAAATTCCTCGAGAAGAAAGGGCTGTGGACGGACGAAGATACGGCTCGCGTGAAAGAGGAAGCGAAAGCTACGGTTAACGAGCACATCAAGAAAGCCGAACAAACCGAAAAAATGACCGTGAACGGCCTGATCGACTCCATGTTCGAGCACACACCGGCTCACCTGGAAGCGCAAAAAGCCGATTTTCAATAA
- a CDS encoding alpha/beta hydrolase produces the protein MTDPRYLKRTVVKDVVPSRYLPEGSRNLRVYLPPGYNELLSYPVVYCQDGEQFFNFGRIATIANQLILDEGIEPFIIVGVDVDIKQRTAEYAPDGDLHASYIAFFGEELIPFIESKYAARREADARILAGDSLGGSVSFHIAITFPDMFHQVISLSGAFYPASRAIAEQAGDLGRLELFMIVGLQETAFKSDRGVFDFVAINREMKAILDAKGAVTHYSEHDGDHVWGFWQQHIPDALRTFLHNE, from the coding sequence ATGACCGATCCGCGATATTTGAAAAGAACCGTTGTGAAAGATGTCGTACCTAGTCGATACTTGCCGGAAGGCTCCCGGAATCTTCGCGTCTACCTCCCGCCGGGCTACAATGAGCTGCTGAGCTACCCGGTCGTTTACTGCCAGGACGGCGAGCAATTTTTCAATTTCGGCCGCATTGCCACGATTGCCAATCAGTTGATTTTGGACGAGGGCATCGAGCCTTTCATTATTGTAGGGGTGGACGTGGACATTAAACAGCGTACGGCCGAATATGCTCCCGATGGCGATCTCCATGCCAGCTATATCGCTTTCTTCGGCGAAGAACTCATCCCTTTCATTGAGTCCAAATATGCAGCGAGACGAGAGGCCGATGCGCGGATTTTGGCAGGCGATTCATTGGGCGGTTCCGTCAGCTTTCACATTGCGATCACCTTTCCGGATATGTTCCATCAAGTTATTTCCTTGTCCGGGGCGTTTTATCCCGCATCGCGGGCAATTGCGGAACAGGCGGGCGATCTAGGCAGACTCGAGCTGTTCATGATCGTCGGACTCCAGGAGACGGCGTTCAAGTCCGACCGCGGCGTGTTCGATTTTGTCGCGATCAACCGCGAAATGAAAGCCATTCTCGATGCAAAAGGCGCGGTTACGCACTACAGCGAGCATGATGGCGATCATGTCTGGGGCTTCTGGCAGCAGCACATTCCGGACGCGCTGCGTACGTTTCTTCATAACGAGTGA
- a CDS encoding low molecular weight protein-tyrosine-phosphatase: protein MISVLFVCLGNICRSPMAEAVLRHQLKERELEEKVSVDSAGTGDWHLGKPPHEGTRSLLDRYGISYEGMRARQVLINDYKAFDYIICMDSANERDVRKVFGSCSEQQTKVFKFMDLLPDKPGNDVPDPYYTGNFDEVYELVSEGCGKLLERIRREHQI from the coding sequence ATGATTAGCGTATTATTTGTTTGCCTCGGCAATATTTGCCGTTCGCCAATGGCGGAAGCGGTGCTTCGCCATCAATTGAAGGAGCGGGAGCTGGAAGAGAAGGTGAGCGTCGATTCCGCCGGAACCGGAGACTGGCATTTAGGTAAGCCGCCGCACGAAGGAACGCGCTCGCTGCTCGACCGCTACGGCATTTCTTATGAAGGGATGCGCGCGAGGCAGGTGCTGATCAACGACTATAAAGCCTTCGATTATATCATTTGCATGGACAGCGCTAACGAGCGCGACGTGCGGAAGGTGTTCGGAAGCTGCTCCGAGCAGCAAACGAAAGTGTTCAAGTTTATGGACTTGCTGCCGGACAAGCCGGGCAACGACGTGCCGGATCCCTACTATACGGGCAATTTTGACGAAGTATACGAGCTGGTGTCCGAAGGCTGCGGCAAGCTGCTGGAGCGAATTCGCAGGGAGCATCAAATCTAA
- a CDS encoding trimeric intracellular cation channel family protein, with protein sequence MDMDIFTVFSIIGTIAFAVSGAIVAMEEEYDILGVYVLGLVTAFGGGVVRNLLINVPITTIWTQGMLLKTAVIAMTIAFVLPVKWINHWKKSEAFFDAIGLSAFAIQGALYATGKYPLSAVMVAAMLTGIGGGMIRDVLAGRKPLVLRDEIYAVWALAAGAVIGLGYFKSPVELLILFAIVIVFRMLSVHYGWRLPRRSLKYALAQSVHWDKQRVEAAKNEHEEGERP encoded by the coding sequence ATGGATATGGATATTTTCACGGTGTTCAGCATCATTGGAACGATCGCTTTCGCGGTCAGCGGCGCCATCGTTGCGATGGAAGAAGAGTACGATATTCTAGGCGTCTACGTACTCGGTCTTGTGACTGCATTCGGCGGCGGCGTTGTGCGAAACCTATTGATCAACGTTCCGATCACGACCATTTGGACGCAGGGGATGCTGCTGAAGACGGCGGTCATCGCGATGACGATCGCGTTCGTGCTGCCGGTCAAATGGATCAACCATTGGAAGAAAAGCGAAGCGTTCTTCGATGCCATCGGCTTGTCGGCCTTCGCGATACAAGGGGCGCTGTACGCAACGGGAAAATATCCGCTGAGCGCCGTCATGGTGGCGGCGATGTTGACGGGAATAGGCGGCGGGATGATCCGGGACGTACTAGCCGGACGAAAGCCGCTCGTGCTGCGCGACGAGATTTATGCGGTCTGGGCGCTAGCCGCGGGCGCCGTGATCGGGCTCGGTTATTTCAAATCGCCGGTCGAATTGTTGATTTTATTCGCAATCGTCATTGTGTTTAGAATGCTTTCGGTGCATTACGGCTGGCGGCTGCCAAGACGCTCGCTGAAGTACGCTTTGGCGCAATCGGTCCATTGGGATAAACAGCGCGTGGAAGCGGCCAAGAATGAACATGAAGAAGGGGAACGTCCATGA
- a CDS encoding thiamine diphosphokinase, producing MTMDRIIIFTGGRLGRWALELIRPGDVLIGADAGALFLIEHGLRPDIALGDFDSVTPEQLSFIREKSGETLDYDPIDKDYTDTELAWRLALSKQPKELLLLGALGTRFDHSLANVHLLRMPQHGTQAKIRDERNCIHLVSDRLALVDEGFTYVSLLPLSEKVTGITLTGFQYPLQDATLEIGQSLGISNKLLGSEGLIEVRQGMLLVIQSRD from the coding sequence ATGACTATGGACCGGATCATTATTTTTACCGGCGGCCGGCTTGGACGCTGGGCGCTTGAGCTTATTCGTCCCGGCGATGTATTGATCGGCGCCGATGCCGGCGCGTTATTTCTGATCGAGCACGGGCTGCGGCCGGATATCGCGCTCGGGGATTTCGACTCCGTCACGCCGGAGCAGCTCTCGTTTATCCGCGAGAAAAGCGGCGAGACGCTGGACTATGACCCGATCGACAAAGACTACACCGATACGGAGCTCGCTTGGCGGCTCGCGCTGTCGAAGCAGCCGAAGGAGCTGCTGTTGCTCGGCGCGCTGGGCACGAGATTCGACCACTCGCTGGCGAACGTCCACCTGCTGCGGATGCCGCAGCATGGGACGCAGGCTAAGATCAGAGATGAGCGGAATTGCATTCATCTCGTTTCGGATCGGCTCGCGCTTGTGGACGAAGGTTTCACCTACGTGTCGCTGCTGCCCCTTTCGGAAAAGGTTACGGGCATTACGCTAACCGGCTTTCAATATCCGCTGCAGGATGCCACGCTAGAAATCGGCCAATCGCTCGGGATCAGCAATAAGCTGCTCGGCTCGGAAGGGCTGATCGAGGTGCGGCAAGGCATGCTCCTGGTCATTCAGAGCCGCGACTAG